The following DNA comes from Candidatus Lokiarchaeota archaeon.
GTTCTACATTAGCTCAATTGTCGGAGAGGGGATGGAATTGCTGAACGATAATACCAGAAGGAAAGGTACTTAGGAGAAATCTAACCGAAAAGGTAGATAGCAGAAGACTCTGAACAATGAATTATCATATCGTACTTACCCGACGATGTAACCTCAATTGCGTCTATTGCCATGGTGGAGAACAAACTGAGGATACAGAGATACAGTATTCCCTTGATGACCTAGGTGATTTCTTGGAAAAAGAGCGAACACACACTACTCTAATGTTCTATGGAGGCGAGCCAACACTCCGCATTGGAACAATGATAGAGCTGATGGATAGGTACCCTGATGCGCGATTCATGCTGCAGACCAATGCCCTTCTCCTCCACAAAATCCCAGTTGAATATGTTAAGAGAATCCATTCCATTCTCGTTTCAATTGATGGGAGGAAGCACGTAACCGACGCATACAGATCAAAAGGTGTGTACGACAAGGTCCTTGAAAATGTCAGATGGCTTCATGATGTCAATTATCCAGGAGATGTGGTAGCCAGGATGGCAGTCTCGCAGCAAAGTGATATCTACAGAGAAGTTAACCACTTGCTTGAGCTTGAAAATCCGCACTTCGACCATGTTCACTGGCAGTTGAATGTTGTTTGGGACGCTGAAGGAAACTGGCAAAACTTCGACAAATGGGTAGCAGAATCATACAACCCGGGTATCACGCGTTTGGTAGAGGAATGGTTTCAAACTATGCAACACGGGCAAGTAAAAGGGATAGTGCCCTTCATGCCAATCATGTATACTCTGCTCACAGGAGAGCCCTCGAGACTTCGATGCGGTTCCGGGCTAGATACCTTTGCCATCCATGTAGATGGAAGAATAGGTATATGCCCAATATCGCCAGACTGGGATTTTTCCATTGTTGGAGATATCTACAATACAAAACCCGAAGAGCTGCAAGAAATTATGACAGTGGATGAGCCTTGTCCATCATGTGAGGTGTATCACATATGCGGCGGACGGTGTCTCTTCGCCAACAAACAGCGACTCTGGGGGCAAGAAGGATTCGACAAGATTTGTGCGACTGTTAAGCACCTTATCGAGGAGCTTGAAAGGTATGTTCCTGAAGTGAAACGACTCATTGATCAGGGTGCAGTGGAAATCGAGGATTTCGATTATCCACAGTATAATAATGGCTGCGAAATCATTCCATAATTGGAAAATTCCTCGGAGAATATGCAGAACTTGAACTCTAGTGAGGATGACACCAACTTCTTGGCATTTTGTGATGTTTCGGAAGCTTATGAAAAAGCATTCATGCGATTTAGATTCGGAATTCATCCTCTTCGGGGATTTCTTCTTCCTCGCACAAATCCTTCCTCATGACGATAATCTCTTCTCCAGCCCGTTCCTTCCGCTCGACTTCACTGAAACCCATGCGATCGTAATAATCAGCCTGGTAATCAATGCTCCCGTAGACTTCAATTTCTATACATGTCGCATTCTGGTGATCCAGCAAGTTATCTGCGTATTCCACCATGATTGTGCCAATTCTTCGGTTTCTGAATTTCTCTCGTACCGCCATTCGGCTAACAACACCGACTTGGCCGCGCATGCCGATTCGCATTGTGCCAGCTATTTCGTTTCCAATGAGTGCTACATACTGGTTGCCCATCTGAATGTGTCTTGCGATTTTGTCCATGCCTTCTTTCAATGCACCGGGCATTCGTGAAAGCTCTTTCTTGATAGGTTTGTATGCTTCTCGGAGAATGTCTTTGATGGCGTCTACTTCCGACAGTTCGGCTCGCCTGATTTGGATTTCGGCATAATTATGCATGGCTTTCACTACCAAGTAGCGGTATTCTATGTTCCTATTAGGATAAACCATTATTAGGGTTTATTGTGCAACAATACAATTCTGAGCGAGAACAATCTCAAACAAGCTGGTCATGAAGTTTTTCAACAATAATCCAACATGGGAACGACTACCTTTAATACAATCATTGATATGCTCAGTTAATAGGAGACTATAGTATGCCTAAAGAGAATGAAGAAGAAGTTGTCGAGTCTGATAAGCTGACAGATAAAGACAAGCAGGAGCTTCAAGAGGGAGCTTGTGTTAACTGCGCAATCATAGCTTTCCTTCTAGGAATAGCTGCTCTTTCCACAATGTTGCTTTGAACTGGTCGGCGCCAGCATGACATTCCTGATTGATCCGCCTTTACTTATAGGCTTAGCAATGCTTTCTCAATACTTGGGTTCTAAGCTCACAGGACACAGCAACCGAAGAGCAGGACAGATTCTTGCGCTTTTCAGTTTGTGTACCATCATGTTCACTAGTACCTCATTGTATCTTAACATGGGGTATATGGACTGGTTCTGGATCCCATTTCAGCCCGCTGTTACATCAGGAAGAGACCTCATGATTAATTCAGGAATCTTCTCTTTCGAATCTCAAAACACTACTGGTCTTATCGATGCGCTTGCAGCATTTCAGATATTGCTTTACCCGTTTTGGATTTATGCGGGTTACAAGCTATACTACATACTCAAGCCTTCTCAGAACTCATAGTCCCGCCGAAGTGAAGAAGAAAAGGAGTTCTACTCCTCTTCTTCCTCTTCTTCTCCCAATCGTTTTCCAGGTTTGAAACGAGCCTTCTTTCTGTCCACTGAAAGTCGACCTGGGTCAGGACTTGAGAGCTCATGTCCCGGCTTTCCTTCCTCAATACCTCGAGCGTGTTCACTTGGCCAAGCTTCTCCTTCTTCTGGAGCGGCCTCCATTATTTCCTCATCAACTTCGCCCTTTTCGAAGTATTCACCTTCAGCTCTCGCTTGTGAAATGATACGTTCAAGGCGCTCCTCTTTCAAGTAGTACAGAATTGTGCCCATTGAGACAATTGGGAAGGCCATCAGCTTTGCAACATCTCTGAAGATGAAGGTAGCATAATTGACAGCTGCATCCCAATCGGCAAAGAACCATTGACTGAGCATAGAGCCAGCGTCGGCAGTAACAGCAATGATGCTGTCAACAAAGAAGAAACCACTTGCCAAGAAGAATGTGAAAAGTGGTCCGAAATCACGAAGCCTCGATCGTGATTCTTCAACAGTTTCAGTTACTGTGCGTCCAATACCGCTCATAGCATAAATCAAGAAGAAGAACGACATCCCAATATCTACTACGGTCATTGTTGGTGCTTCAGTTCTTCGTAGTATGTTGAACAGGAAGTATCCACCGTACACCGCAACGAAAAGGGTCAGGAGCGAAATATTGAGCGCTGCACCTCTACCACCATACTTCACAAATGCTGCAAGAACTGCCAGCGCAAATAATCCAAAGAATGCATATGCCAGCAGCACAAAATTATACTGAATCTGTATGTTCTCCATCGCGTTTGGCATTGGCAGCGGAAGTGCTGACTCGATGAATGTACCAATTCCTAAGATATTGTTGGGAATCAGATACAGGGCTGCTATTGCTTCAGCTGCAATAAGACCTAGACCAATCAGCAATAAGATGAAGCTTCCCAAGCCCATAGCCAGTCCCCCTTTCTTTGGTTCACTTATGGTGGCAAGTCGCAGACTCGTCCTAGCTGAGAGATATGCTTGAAAGGCGATCCAGCCAACCCAGCAGAAAACAGCGAAGAATAGGAGTGCAAGACGTCCCACGAAGATAGAAAGAAACACAGAAATGAAGAAAGAAACAGAAATCCAGGCTACACCTTTGAGTTCTGTTGCTCTTCCTCTTGCTCTTCGTGTTATCCATAAGCTATCCAAGCCTAAGCCAGTGAACAAAGAACCAAGCATGAAGTAGATCGTGCCAGTAGCACCTAGGTAAACAAACACATTCACCAGAATTACTTCTACGCTTGTTCCTGCGAAGTAGCTTAGCAGGAAGGATACAAAAAATGACAGAAAAATACTTGTGACGAATACGATTAGATATGCCACGTATCGACGTGTTTTGAAGAATGTTTTCAGACCTGTAATTATTCCGGAGAGTATGGGGATTTCCAAAAGGGTCTCCTCCTTGTTTGATATTGAAGAGTCCCGTCAGGATTTAAGCTTTGCATTGATAGACCTATCAGGAACTCCTTTTTAGCGCCATCTGACCTGCAAACCAAAAGGATTTTAATATATCCTATTAGGATATTAGCTATTGGAAAGTATTCAAAGCCCCCCACCTAAAGAGGTTAACACATGGAGGGTATGCTACTGGGCAGGAAAATCTTGTACGTAGGAGAGAGCGACGCTCTCCGTTCTGCAATTGATAATAGACTCAAAGAATCACCACTGAGTTTTGAAATCATGCAGTCCTCCACGATTGAGAACCTAGGTACGCTCTTAGAAAATAATGATTTTGTGGGCGTTATAACGGACGTCAAAGCATCCAGCACGTCACTTGTGGAAAACATCTGCGAATTGTGCAACGAATGTGACATTTGCGCCATTTTGATTGTCGTTATTGAAGAAAATGTTGAGGAGAAAGGGCAAATCCCTGTTACTGAAGGCAACAGCATGTTCATCATCACGGATCAAACAAGATTTCCTAAAGCTGCCCTCAAAGCAACGGACATAATCATCAGCGAAGTCATGCGGGAAGAATCCCTGGCACTGCGCACAGGATGGCCGAGAGAGCATTTCAGAAGCATTTTTGAGAATGCGCGGGTCGGGATTAATCTGGTAGGGTTAGATGATAGAATCATCGAGGTGAATCCTGAATTCCAAGATATGGTTGGCTATTCCGAAGAAGAGCTAAAAAATATGACAATCACAGAGGTGACTCACCCAGAGGATTTAGAGAAGGACTATGAGCTCCTCAACAGAATGCTAGCCGAAGACGAAGATCGCTATCAGATGGAGAAACGGTACATCACCAAAAGCGGAGATATAGTATGGGCTAACCTAACCGTGACAGTAGTTCGAGATGATAATGGCAATCCCCTCTGGACAATTGGGATAGCACAAGATATCACGAAACAGAAGAAGACCCAACAAGAGCTGGAACGAGCTTTCAAGGCAATGGATAGTTCAATAGACGGTATTGCTATTCTCAACGAGAACCGGGAATATACCTACCTCAATGATGCTCATGCCGATATCTACGGGTATTCGAGGCCTGCAGACCTCCTGGGACTATCGTGGAAAGTCCTATATGGCCCCGAGGAGCGAGACAGATTCCAACAAGAAATAATGCCCTATCTCGACGAAAACGGGCATTGGAAGGGCGAAGCAGTCGGCAGAAAGAAAAATGGTAAAGAGTTCCCACAGGAAGTATCGCTTACTCTTCTTGAAGACGATGGGCTCATCTGCGTTGTAAGGGACATCAGCAAAAGGAAAGAAGTAGAAGAAAGGCTTAGGAAACAGAGAGAAGAGCTAAGTGAGTTTGCCCATGCAATGAGCCATGACCTATCAAATCGTCTGCACCAAGTTAGTGGATACCTAGATTTGTATCATCAAGATCATGACGAAGAAATGTATCGAAGAGCCCAACGCATAATATCTCATATGGGAGATTTGCTCAAGTATAGTGTTGAGCTCGCCGATGCCGGACAAGTTGTTCAAAAGCAATCTGATGTAGACCTTGGCGAGGTTTTGATGGAAGTAGCAAGCACTGTACTACCAAGAACCATCGACTATTCGCAGGAGGAACTACCAACCGTCGAGGCGGATAGGACAAAGTTGCTCCAAGTATTTCGAAATATCTTCGATAATGCCGTAACGCATGGGAAGCCCGAGAACATCAAAGTCAGTGAAGAGAGGGGAAACGAGGGAATCCATCTGCAAATAATGAACGATGGAAAGCCGATTCCTTTGGAACATAAGGAGAACCTGTTCAAACGGGGTTTCACCACAAGCCCTTCGAACACCGGATTTGGGCTTACGATAGCAAAGAAAATAGTTGAGGCTCATGGCTGGAAAATTTCGCTCAAGTCCGTTAATCCACCAATATTCGATATTTTCATACCAAAGGTATTCATTCAGTAGCTACGAGTTCAGCTACGATATGCTGGATTACCCTAAACATATTTGATTGAACGTAACTAATACATAGAGCGGTTCCTAAGAGTCAAATGAACAATGGAGCTTGGTTTGCTTGAGAGTAGTTGTAATCGGTGAAACAGATAGGGATCTTGTCGGGATTAGCAACCTATTGAGAAGTGAAGAACAAAGTGTAGACACAGCAAGTAAATGGATAGGAGAAATATCAAAAGCTCGCATACTCGATGAGGAAGATCCCGAGTTCGAACAGAAGCTCATTGATGCGAATCCCAATGTGGCCATCATCGTATTGGATTCCGAGAAAGAATATGTACTCCGGTCAAAGAGTCTAATCAGAGATGTTAGAAAAAAGATTCCGGGTCTTATTGTGATAGGACTTGTAAATACAACGGGATCAGAAGAATCGTTACCTATTGATAGAATCGAATCAGTGCTGGGCGTTACCTGCTACGAATTCCCGCCTCCTGAAACATAATGGGTTTCACCAAATTCGGTTTATTAGGAGGAATGCTCGTAAGGTACAGTAACTGTGATAGACGATGGCATCGCCTACACTCATTGCACTCCTCTTCAGTTCTGCGGCAATCAGCCTTATTGCAATGGCTGTAATATTTCGATCTTGGTGGAGGAACAGGCTACTGACTTCTTTTCTCTATATCCTCGCAATAGCTTGCTTCGCAGGTATGGCATGGGATATGCTGCTTGACCAGGTGTATATGCCATTCAGAAACTGGAGACTGAACATCGGTGGCGAAACGATTTGGGTGTCCAATCTTTTACTTGCCTTCCTTCTTGTAGGAGGCTTCATTTTCTGGTACTTCGCGGTACTGTATTCACAATACGAGACTCTTCCTCCCCGATCAAACGTTATTGCATTTCTTGCTGGAGCGGCATTATTGGCAGAACTTGAAGTGGAAAGCTGGTCTGCTCTGTTTCCACTCGTAATTGAAGCCATTGCCTTTGGATTATTCATAGTAGAGCTCATTCGATATGGTAGGCGGGTTAGTCGGCTAGGGCATCATGACAATGAGAGACAGATTCATCTTCATTTCTCAGGCTTTCTTGTATGGCTCATGGCTGGGCCGTTGGGTGTAGTTCTTGGGAATGTACCCGGAGTGCCAGGCTGGATTGGTGATCTCTGGCCTATTCCATACGGGCTTGGGTTGTTGATGGTTGCTTACTCTGTGGCGGTGAATCCACGAATGTTGATACTCAGTGAAGCGAGACCATTAGATTTGTTGATATTAGACAAGAAAGGGAATCTTGTAATTGCTCAGAGATTTGAAGAATACCCGCAAAGTGTGGATTCTGAGCTTATGGGCTCGGCCTTGTCTGGAATACTTAGCCTGATGCAGGATATGCTCGCTTCAAAGAAAGAGCTAGAACGAATTGACCATGGTGATGTCAAGATCATAATAGAACATGGTGTACTTACCACTTTCATACTTGTAGCAACACTTGAAACACCAAGCCTGAGACAATCCTTACGAAATCTGTGTATGGAATTTGAAGCCAACTATCGCAATCAGCTGGTTGAAGACACCAGCCTAGTCAGTTCATATGAAGACTTCAAGGAACGAACCGAGCAGGTACTGCGTTGAAAAACTGGAGAAGTACCCATGGTCAGAGTAATAAGACATCTTGAGATGACTGGATGAGAGGTCTTGAAAGTGGGAGCATCAGCTACTACTGTACTTTTCATCTGGGATGTGCGTGAAGATCTTCGGGAATACATAGTAGATGGCCTTGCAGATGTGAAAGGGGCCAACCTGATTTTTCCAGAGAGCTCTGATGAAGAGGATTACATCGAGTACGCTCCCGATGCTGATATCATCGTTGGGTGGAGGCCAAGTAAGAACCTGCTAGAAACCGCCCAGAATCTTCGGTTGTACATAAATCCTGGAGCTGGAGTACAGCACCTTCTTGATAAATTTCGATCTTTGGATCCTTCACGAAATGTCACATTGGTGAATGGCCATGGGAATTCCTATTTCACCGCCCAGCATGCTGTAGCTCTCTTACTTGCTTTGACGAATAAAGTAATACCTCATCATAATTGGATGACCCAAGGAAAATGGCGGATGGGAGATGAGCAAGCGCAATCAACACCAATGAGAGAAAGGCATGTGGGATTGCTGGGGTATGGAGCAGTAAACAGCAAAGTACACAGATTCCTCAGTGGTTTCAGGCTCGAGTTCTCCGTCCTCAAGACCAGCTGGGAAAACGAGCATGATTTACCCACACCTATCACAA
Coding sequences within:
- a CDS encoding TIGR04084 family radical SAM/SPASM domain-containing protein, encoding MNYHIVLTRRCNLNCVYCHGGEQTEDTEIQYSLDDLGDFLEKERTHTTLMFYGGEPTLRIGTMIELMDRYPDARFMLQTNALLLHKIPVEYVKRIHSILVSIDGRKHVTDAYRSKGVYDKVLENVRWLHDVNYPGDVVARMAVSQQSDIYREVNHLLELENPHFDHVHWQLNVVWDAEGNWQNFDKWVAESYNPGITRLVEEWFQTMQHGQVKGIVPFMPIMYTLLTGEPSRLRCGSGLDTFAIHVDGRIGICPISPDWDFSIVGDIYNTKPEELQEIMTVDEPCPSCEVYHICGGRCLFANKQRLWGQEGFDKICATVKHLIEELERYVPEVKRLIDQGAVEIEDFDYPQYNNGCEIIP
- a CDS encoding GNAT family N-acetyltransferase, translated to MVYPNRNIEYRYLVVKAMHNYAEIQIRRAELSEVDAIKDILREAYKPIKKELSRMPGALKEGMDKIARHIQMGNQYVALIGNEIAGTMRIGMRGQVGVVSRMAVREKFRNRRIGTIMVEYADNLLDHQNATCIEIEVYGSIDYQADYYDRMGFSEVERKERAGEEIIVMRKDLCEEEEIPEEDEFRI
- a CDS encoding PAS domain S-box protein; protein product: MEGMLLGRKILYVGESDALRSAIDNRLKESPLSFEIMQSSTIENLGTLLENNDFVGVITDVKASSTSLVENICELCNECDICAILIVVIEENVEEKGQIPVTEGNSMFIITDQTRFPKAALKATDIIISEVMREESLALRTGWPREHFRSIFENARVGINLVGLDDRIIEVNPEFQDMVGYSEEELKNMTITEVTHPEDLEKDYELLNRMLAEDEDRYQMEKRYITKSGDIVWANLTVTVVRDDNGNPLWTIGIAQDITKQKKTQQELERAFKAMDSSIDGIAILNENREYTYLNDAHADIYGYSRPADLLGLSWKVLYGPEERDRFQQEIMPYLDENGHWKGEAVGRKKNGKEFPQEVSLTLLEDDGLICVVRDISKRKEVEERLRKQREELSEFAHAMSHDLSNRLHQVSGYLDLYHQDHDEEMYRRAQRIISHMGDLLKYSVELADAGQVVQKQSDVDLGEVLMEVASTVLPRTIDYSQEELPTVEADRTKLLQVFRNIFDNAVTHGKPENIKVSEERGNEGIHLQIMNDGKPIPLEHKENLFKRGFTTSPSNTGFGLTIAKKIVEAHGWKISLKSVNPPIFDIFIPKVFIQ